CCTGCGCAGCCCCAGTGGCCTAATGGATAAGGCACTGGCCTCCTAAGCCAGGGATTGTGGGTTCGAGTCCCATCTGGGGTGAGCTCCCATTTTGCCGATGCCAACCCGGTTTCCGTGCTCTTTCTCCCCGTTTTAGTGCCGCCAGCCCCGCGCAGCGCTGCCGGgatttctcctgctgctgttgttgcCCGGCGGGAGCTGGCTTTGGCTGGTCGGTGGGAAGACGCTTCCCATCCCCGGTGGCAGATGTCAATTAAGGAGGTTAACGCACCGGGATAACCCAGAAGCGCAAATTAAACAACCCCGCTGAATACGGGACTGCGAGCACAGCCTCTGAAGACAGAACTTGCGGGGGGGGACTGAAGAGGGAGGTCAGAGTGGGCCACGATGGGTGTTTTGGAGCAGAGATATGCCCGTGGCAGCTCCAGGCTTGCCGGCTGTGCCAAGAACTGCTGTACCCAGGCTGCTGTACCCAAGCTGTGCACGATGCTGTTGGGATGATGTGATTATCAATGGTCCCAATGTAGATCtcatgaaaaacagaagcaacaaGGAGCAGCTACAAACTGCCCCAGGTTCTGGTGCAAAGGCGGGTGCTTTATCCGGCCCGTCGTGTGGTCCCACATGCCGAGTGCTCAAGTGAGGCTGTTACTGAGGGAAAAACAACCAGCTTTTGCCTTGGGACCTGTTGAAAGGATGGTTTTTGGAGAGGTTTTAATGAAAGGATGGTTCTGGCTGTAGCACAGGCATCTTTCAAGGTGTCCCAGAAAGTGCAAAAGCAGAGCAGTTAAAGCTGTTTATTTAGCCTTGTCTGGGCAGAGCTGGGTCTGTGTTGGGTCAGGGCTGAGCAGGgaatttcagctgcatttttacCCTCTCCGGGTGCTCCCTGTAGCATCAGCTGCATCTGACCCCCAACAAAAAGCCAACTGATGCTGGGGATGACTACTTTGCAAGTGTCATGCAAACCTCTTCCCGGAGCAGGACAAGCTCTGATGGGAAAGAAGCTTTACTCTGCCAGAAACCGCATCTCTGCAAGGGGCTGGTCACTGGGGTCGTGCAGTTTGGTTGTGCTGCCCTGAGACCAGAGGCCTCCACATAAGTGCCTTTGGGATAATGCCCTCTCAGGTTTGTTGCATTAAAAAGCTGCTTGGAGGGTCTTTTCCTACAGAGTTAATGGATTTTAAAAGGCGGTTGCGGTCAGGGTGATATCACACTAGTAAAACTGAAAGTGAAGTTTCTTTCtaagtaatttttctctcttaggGGTGGAGGAAATGACTCTGCTGCCTGGAAAGCAGCAAACCTGCTGAAGCCCTGGGCGCTGGACTGCCGGCAGCCCCAGGAAGCCGAGCTGCAGGTCCCTGCGCCGCTCAACAAACCTTGCCTGCTCTGGGGGCCGGGGAAAGCGGCTAACGGGGTGTCTCCAGGCTGGTATTACCTGGGACCAGTTGACTTCCACCTCTTTGGGTGACCAGCTTCAGGGCTGCGATTGAAAGCATGGCCAGAGAATGTTTTTTGTATCCTTCTTACGAGTTTGGATAGCATCAGGTGGCTTTGGGCGGTATTTGATCACTTGGCTTCCTTTGGGCAGCACTTTCTTTGCATCTTCTGGAGATGCTGTACCTGCGCTCCCGCTGGGCTGTCCTGGTGGCAGCACCGTGAGGGGCCTGGGCTGGTTCACTGTGTGGTCAGAGGGACTTCCATCAGCGATGGCCTCGCTCGGGTAGCACCAAGTTTTGTTCCTGctgtttctctcctctcctccctctggAGCGCTAAGCCTCAGGCAGCAGAAGGCTGAACCTGTGCTGCTCCGTATGAGTGGGACCATCTTTGCTGGCTGGTGGGTGAGGACTAGGGtgcagagagggaagaaaagagccCCAGCGGAGATGCCGCAGTGACACATAACTTTCTCAGGGCTGCAAATTCCCTGGTGCTGGGCAAGAGCAGGCAACCGCTGCCAGCAACAAGGAGcttcctgcagccctgcctgcaccctgggGTAAGACCCCAGGGCCAAAGGACACTCGGCCATGGGGGACTCGGACCCTTGGGCCCCCAGTCCACCATCAGGCACTGGACCCACTTGGCCATGCCATCCCCACCACACATCTGGCTTGGCGCTGCCCGCTGTGCCCCCCCATCACACCGGCCTCTTCCCACCTGACACCGCTGGGATTTGCACCCTACACCCCTTGTGCCCCCCGCGCCTTGGCGAGATCTCGGGGGGTGCCCAGGATGGAtggagctggggcagctgctACGTGCTCTGGTCTgtctgctggctgctgccaccCACCGTGCTGGGAAGCTTTGCACACCCGCAGAGCACAAGTGCTCTTCTTGTACAGCCCTTTCTCTCCAGCACATTTCTGTTCAGCTTTTGTTTGATGGACACATCAGAAAAGAGACACTGGTTGAGCTGAGCTGAACGTACCCCAGGAACCAACATGtcccccaaaacctcccatGGCTGTGGAAGAGGTTAAAATACCTTCCTGCCCTGTGGCAGGCTTTGGGAAACTTTTTGAGGATTAGATGAGAAACACAGGTTTAGGGGAGAAGCCAAGCTGCACTGGGAGGAGAGTGCAGAGGGTGTTATTGATAATGAACAGGAGCTTAACGAGGCCTGTGGTGTCTCTCTGTGCATCACACCATTATACTGTAGCAGGGCTACATTACAGAGGGTGCCCATCACCAGTGGCTCATTGAAACTGTGACCATCACACTGAATCCTGTCTTGGGAAAGGACGAGTTGTCTCCAGGGTCCCGGCTGTCCccatccttcttcctccccagtcATGCCTGACCCTGGGATTCAAACACTCCTTTCCTCCTGCTTACGGCTGATACACAGCCTCGGCTAGATGTGATGATGGTCTTGACTTTGCCTTTCCATGGGGATGTGGCGAGGAAGGCCTGGACTCGCACACCCCCGGCAGCTGGAAGGCGAGGGTGACCCCAGCTGCTCTGTGTTGGGGGTGTCTCCTGGATGGTGTCTGCACTTTGTATGTTGGATTATATTTGTGTTCTGAGTTGCTGGCATCCTCAGCAGCATGGCTTGAGCTGCGGGCAGCGAAGCTGGTGGCAGAAGGGGAATGTTGCCACTCCAGCCCGCAGGATTCCTGCACGGCACAGTCTCCATCAGCACATACGGGGTAAActgaggctgggggggggatgtcTATGGTGACCTACTGGCACCATGGGGGGTCCCATGGGAggagggacaccccccccacccgctCACCCCCATCGCCAGCGCTAGGCCAGGAGGAACAGCTGCAATCCCAGGAGGGACGGGAGCACGGGTGATGAGCAGGGGGTGGCAGGGACACCCACGGGACCCCCCCCCGTGTGTGTCACTGTCCCCAAGGCAGAGTTATGGGGGACCACGTGGCCTAATGGATAAGGCGTCTGACTTCGGATCAGAAGATTGAGGGTTCGAGTCCCTTCGTGGTTGTTTTAAAGCCACGAGAGATGCTCTAGTCATTTAATTTCCCCTTGTTACTGGCTTGGGGGGACAACGATCGATACCCCATGGGGTGAGAGAATCCCCGGGGGTAGCAGTGGGGCAAAGCTCGAGGGAACGTGCCTGTGCTGGGGGCAGCTTTAGGCCGGCATCCACCCTACAATTCTCCGGGGGCATTGGTGCCCCCGGGGCTCTCCCCCACGGCGGGGCAGCAACCCAGGGCACCCTGTCCCGGGGGTGAAGGCGAACCGGAGCGGGGCGGAGGCTGAGCCCCAGCTGGGGCCTGTTcccgaggcggggggggggggaggaataaAAGGTCGGGGGAGGCCCGGGCTGCAGCTTTTTACCGCTGCAGGGAGCGCCCGGTGAGTTACCGCGGGGCTGGGCCGAGGCATGAGGGGGTCTGTGTATGTAAGGGGGGTGTCCCCACGTCGCCCTTCCCTGTGGGGCACTGCTGCAAGGAGCCGGGGTGGGCAAAAAGTGACTTCCACCCCAGGTGGGACTCGAACCCACAGTCCCTGGCTTAGGAGGCCAGTGCCTTATCCATTAGGCCACTGGGGCCGCGCAAAAGCTGccccccctcctctgccccgcacccccccccccccgcgcttTTTCTGCGGGGGTCCGGAGCAAACGGCCTCGTcgcttggggtggggggtgggggggtggcgggggggtggCTTATTGCACCGAAAACCAGCGGTGGGCACCGGCAcgtcccgccccgccgccgcgggagAGCGGGATGAGGCCGTGCGGGCGGAGCTAGGCCCTTCGCAGGGGtctccagccccccccctcgcccccccttcttccccccgcccgccgccggcatTTCTGGGCTGTGCACGGAGCCGATGCTGCGCTGGGCGGTTTTACTGGGCGATGGAGGGAGGAGAGCTGCGTGGGTTGGCTGGGACAGTGCTGCCTTGCTCTGGGGGACGTGCAGTCCCGGGGGGTCCTCCCGGGGCTGTGTGGgactccccccccgccctttccCACGCACCGTGGCTACACTCCCCTCTGGCCATCAGAGAGTTAAGTTACGGTaccaaaaatacatttgtatgcAGCCCCAGTGGCCTAATGGATAAGGCACTGGCCTCCTAAGCCAGGGATTGTGGGTTCGAGTCCCATCTGGGGTGACTCTTTTCCCTTCGGGGGATCTACGCCGTCTCCGGGTGTACCCcggtttggggggtttgttgCTGCGGTTAGGGGGGACTCAGTCCTTTCTGGGGCACCCCCCGGCCCCTGGGTCAGGAATCTGGGGGTTTTTGGTGTAAAAACATGTGCAATCTTGGAATACGCTTTTAACCCCCGAAACGTGCGGCTCCTCTGAACCCTGGTGTCGTGTGCTGGCTCCGAGGCTTTCAGGAAAATTTTGCAAATCTTGTTGTAAAATCTAGGGGGGGGACGCCTGAGCAGTAGGTGATAGGTGGCAGTCAGGTCTCCTGGTCACAGGAGATCTCAGCTGAGGTTGTTGCTGTCCCCATTGATGTTTGTGTGATGACTTTCAGCGTCAGAAATAAGTCTGAAGTCTAAGGGCCAGAGCACAGACCCCTTTGCCTGTGAGAGGGGGAGCtggcagccccccctgccccccgccaCGCAGAAAGCTTTAGGCAGGATCCTGGGAGGGATATCAAGATGCATCAGTGTGCTCCTGCACCCCTCCAGGCAGCCCATTTTGGGGAGAATGTGGGATTTGAGCTCTCTGCTTTTTGCAAATGTAACTGCTGACCTGGGCTGTGTAAGGGGAGAGCTCAAAAGTCCCCCCCTTCTAAAGGGGAAGCGAGCACTGCACACCTTGCTGTGCCCCAATTAAACCCCAGGGACCAGCAGAGAGcactttcctcttttatttgggtttttgcCTAAAACAGAACCACCTACTCCTCACCCCAGGTGGGACTCGAACCCACAATCCCTGACTTAGAAGGCCAGTGCCTTATCCATTAGGCCACTGGGGCCCTGTGAGAATATGAAAAAAGGGTAATTTCATTGTCTTTGAGACATGCTTTTGGTGCTACCAGAGAGCAACTGCCTCCTGCCAAATTCCTGCCACGGCTTTAGGTTAATTTAGCAAAATGACATGCACTTTTTttggttaggaaaaaaaaatcaactaaaaTGGAAGGAAAGTGCTTGAAATGGTGAATACTTTATTTGCTACTTAGATATGTAGGATGTAGATATGTACTCTACCCCTTCTTTCCCCCCAGATCTACTGCTGTTTTTGTGTTCAGCAGCAGAGGGTGCTCTCATAGAGCAGAGGGATGGATGAAGGAcacaaagtattaaaaaaaaagtagctgacaaaaatctgaatttttagtTTCTCTCTAACATGAACAataatttttctgcaaaatgattGACAGGTTGTCACAGTGTAACATTAGTTTCAAAAGGAGttgttaaatgtttttatttacactTTCAGACCGTTTTTATTCAATATAGCTCATGAGTTTTGCATCATCTACAGCTACCAACGCcatgtctttaaaaagacagtATGCCAAGGACTTCGGTCTCTGCTGTTCTCAGTCGAAGTCTGCCTTCCTGCTCTGTTTTATATTTGagtgtatctttttctgtcgTAGTCGTTCAcggttcattttttccaccctaaaacaaaattaaaagatcCTTTAGTGTATAAAGAAACCATTTAAATATTCAACTTTGAGCACAGATATAATGTAGATCTGATGAGCCAACAAATGTCCACGGATAGAAAAAAGTCCCTGTTTGTGGGATACTACCCAGGAAAGCAGTTAAAATCTAACAgaccagtgattttttttttataaaggaaaTCCAAATGAGTATGAAGATTGTTTAAAAATCCTGCAAACTAAATCATGTAACATGATAATCTGAATCCATCTCAAATAAAGGCCTTTTCGATAAAGATACCTCTCTATGAGCTTCTGTGTTGTCTCCTTAGATACCACCTTGGGCTTCTCGGTAGCCTCCGAGACCATGGTTCTGATTTTTTCTAAGCAAATCGCCAGATTCCTCATTTGGTAGCGACTCTCTTCAGAGTTCACAATCAACTCACCAGCTCGGTTTATCTTATTCCTGTGCTAAAGAGGAGAAAACGTGATGTGATCATTGAAACCTTGTTAGACTTGTCACATGCTGTCTGAAAGTGTGACATTTAAACTGTGGCTGGAACTGGGGGGAGGTTAGTTACCATCGATGCCATTTTTTGTCTCACAGCTTCTGGAATCCAGTCTGCTGATGCCAGGTGGAACCGAACTTCTGCCTTGGTATTCACTGGGAGGAAAAACAGGATCTTTTTTCAATGTAATGGCTTGCTTTCCTAAGTTTTATGAAATAATTCAGCCTGTTCACTGCTGGCTTTGAACATAGGATGATTCCAGTATTCATTTCCTGGaagactgtaatttttttcttgctgtatttttgaATACCACTCTAAAGACAAACTCAACATTTTTATGGAGACTGTGTCATGGTATTTGCCTTTCTAGAAGCTACAAGATTTATTGCTGTTGCCAGTCACTACCTACCTTATTTTTAATGGCAATGGCGGAACAGGAAGTATTTTTAGAGTTAAGCTGAGAATTTATTGCACTGTGAAGCTTCAGAATACAGGTGGCTGCTTGTATGTTTGATCAATGAAAACAGATTAGATAGAGGTGGTGTTTCACGTGGCGTGTGTAGCAGCAATGATCCCAGTAAGAGCGTTTCTGGGAGAACCAAATATGTTATAACTGGTCTTGAGCACTACGTAGACTTGGACGTTGTGTTAAAACGTAGGGTAAGGATAATGAAAAATTAGCATCGGGCAGCACAAGGATGCTCTTTAACTTCCAATTCTCCATGTTTTACCACAAAGTATAGAGGAACAACTGAAGACTGTGATTTCTCCttcaaagtgggagaacttCCTCCTCACCTTTATTAACGTGCTGCCCCCCAGGGCCGCTGCTCCGGCAGTAGGATACGGTCAGGCGAGCTGGAAGAGAACAGCAGCGTGCTGACCCGGAGACCTGTCCCCAGCTGGTTTTGCAGCAGGGAACGGGGATGATCCAGGCTGCAGCACGCACGCCCGAAGGACGCCCGTGACTCGGTTGTGCTTTCGCTCAGGAGTTCAGCTCCGTGCGCTGAGCACGGGCCCCGTAGGCCGTGGCCTCACCCACCTCCGGGTGCTCAACCGGGACAGGCCCAGCTGAGCACCCTGGCCCGGGTCCGTTGTGGTGGTGGGAGACTCACCCAGGGGGATGTCGAGGGTGGCCGGTTGCGGCTCCTCCTGGAAAACACGGCGGGGTGCCCGCGTCAGGTGCTGGGGCGAGGCCCGGCTGGCCCCGCCCACCCGCGACGGCACCGCCCCTTCTTATCAGCCCCGCCCACCCGCAATAACAGCCCCTTGTGCTAAGTCCCGCCCACGCGCGATAGCCCTGCCCCTTGGCATAAACCCCGCCCATCCACTTATGTCACTCAGGCGCTAAGCCCCGCCCCACGCCAAGCCCCGCCCCTCGCTtgcctttctcccccccctcccgccccacTCACCGGAGCGCTGGCGGCGGCGTCGCCGTCCTGCCGCGGCGGGTACAGTTTGTCCAGGCTGTAGATGCTCCGGTACTCGGTCTCGGCGGCGGCCCGCTGCGAGAACCGGGCGGCGATTAGCCCCAGAGGCGGCCGGCACAGGCCCCGCAGCGTGTGCGCCGCCATCTTGGCTCCCCCGGTGCGCCACCTCCACGGCGTCCCCGCGGAAACGGCGGCCGCGCGCCGCGTTCCGGGGCGGGGCCTGCGGGGacagcggggcggggggctgtgggggccGGGGGGTTGTGGTATATGGGGTatatgggctggggggggggggctgtgaggCGTGTGGGGTGTACGGGTGGTGATGCTTGGGATCTGTGGGGTGTATGATGGCCGTGAGGTCTGGGGCTGGCGGGGGGtgtggggtctgggggggtaaATGGGGTGTGTGGGGCTCAGTGTGGGGGACGTAGGAGGTCTGGGGGGCATATGGGGTCtgtgggatgctggggggggatgCAGAAGGTCTGGGGGGGCATATGGGGTCTGTGGGATGCTGAGTGGGGGATGCAGGAGGTCTGGGGGGTATATGGGATCtgtgggatgctggggggggatgCAGAAGGTCTGGGGGGGCATATGGGGTCTGTGGGATGCTGAGTGGGGGATGTAGGAAGTCTGGGGGGTATGTGGGGTCTGTGGGGTGTTGAATGGGAGATATAGGAGGTCGGGGGGGGTGGTTATAGGGTCTGTGTGGCACCTTGTGGGGGATGTAGGAGGTCTGGGGGGGTATGTGGGGTCTGTGGGGTGTTGAATGGGAGATATAGGAGGTCTGGGGGGGTGGTTATAGGGTCTGTGTGGCACCTTGTGGGGGATGTAGGAGGTCTGGGGGGGTATATGGGGTCTGTGGGGTGCTGTGTGGGGGATGTGGGGCATCTGGGGGGTATATGGGGTCTGTGGGGTGCTGAGTGGGGGATGTGGGGCGTCTGGGGGGTATATGGGGTCTGTGGGCGCTGAGGCAGGCCCTGCCgtggggggtggtgggatggCTGGGGACGAGGATGCTGGGGTGAGGTGGCTGTGTGGTGCCCCTGTGTGACCCGTGGGGAGGCACGGTGTGGGGTGTGGGAGGCCCCGGGGTGGGTACCAGGGGCTGGTTTGGGCAGGTCATTTCTAGCTCCTCGTGGTGCGGGCAGCGGTGGGGTACAGCATGCTCCTGCCTGCGCCCCACAGCTTTGTGAGCTGAGCGGTGATGGGTGGGCGTAAAAGTGAAGATACGTCCAGCATTTTTTATGTACTGTCTAGTTTTTGCCCTGGAATGTTTCAGATTTTTGTCTTCTCAAGAGTACTAAAAAGTgatatatacatgtgtatatatataattttttttttttaatgctgatacAACAGCACATACGTGTTTCCAGGTCTGTCAGAGAGATGCCGAGGTGGATGGGGGATGCAGGGGAGTGAAGCACTTGTGGAAATCCTTCAGCTCTTACTCCTGTTGGAGCTGTCAGGTTGGCTTGACAATAAGGGCATGCATTCGAGAGGGGCAGGGATTGCTATTTCTGGCAGCAGGAAAATGCACAGGCAAAGATGGGGCTGTCATTTGCTCTGGTGTTTTGACAGGAGCTGATGatcttttgtttaaaactgtgGGTGAAGTAAAATGGGTGTTTCAAAGCTGATATAAA
This DNA window, taken from Haliaeetus albicilla chromosome 12, bHalAlb1.1, whole genome shotgun sequence, encodes the following:
- the MRPL58 gene encoding large ribosomal subunit protein mL62 codes for the protein MAAHTLRGLCRPPLGLIAARFSQRAAAETEYRSIYSLDKLYPPRQDGDAAASAPEEPQPATLDIPLARLTVSYCRSSGPGGQHVNKVNTKAEVRFHLASADWIPEAVRQKMASMHRNKINRAGELIVNSEESRYQMRNLAICLEKIRTMVSEATEKPKVVSKETTQKLIERVEKMNRERLRQKKIHSNIKQSRKADFD